The following proteins are encoded in a genomic region of Dethiobacter alkaliphilus AHT 1:
- the ilvD gene encoding dihydroxy-acid dehydratase has product MRSDKLKKGLERAPHRSLLFSMGWVEEEMDRPLIGVINAASDFVPGHKHLHQIGDAVKEGVRLAGGTPMEFFTIGVCDGLAMNHQGMHYSLASRELIADSIEVMVSAHPLDGLVFIPNCDKIVPGMLMAAARLDLPAVFVSGGPMMAGRFENKAVDLSNVFEAVGRVKAGQMSEEQLAALEESACPGCGSCAGMFTANSMNCITEALGMGLPGNGTAAAVSAARFRLAKKAGIQVLDAVKNDLTAKKVMTKQAFTNALAMDMALGCSTNTVLHLPAIAHEAGVKLDLELVDKISGETPQISKLSPAGESHIEDLAAAGGVQAVMKRLNERGLIDSDCLSVSGRTVGELIEEARVMDEEVIRPFERAYSESGGIAVLRGNLAPDGAVVKQGAVAAEMMQKTGPARVFHSEEEAVEAIMGGKISAGDIIVIRYEGPKGGPGMREMLTPTSAVAGMGLDKDVALITDGRFSGATRGASIGHVSPEAMERGPIAAVQEGDTIIIDIPNRKLAVDLTEEELEKRLAELELPKPKISKGYLARYARQVTSANTGAVFKEV; this is encoded by the coding sequence ATGCGAAGTGATAAACTGAAAAAAGGACTGGAACGGGCACCGCATCGTTCCCTGCTTTTCTCCATGGGCTGGGTGGAAGAAGAAATGGACAGGCCGCTAATAGGCGTTATTAATGCCGCCAGCGATTTTGTTCCCGGCCATAAACATCTGCACCAAATCGGAGACGCGGTAAAAGAAGGAGTACGTCTGGCCGGCGGTACGCCTATGGAGTTTTTTACAATTGGCGTTTGCGACGGACTGGCAATGAACCATCAGGGGATGCATTACTCATTGGCCAGCAGGGAGTTAATTGCTGATTCCATTGAGGTAATGGTCAGCGCCCATCCGCTGGACGGATTGGTGTTTATTCCCAACTGCGATAAAATAGTTCCCGGCATGCTGATGGCTGCGGCCAGACTGGATTTGCCGGCGGTATTTGTCAGTGGCGGCCCCATGATGGCCGGCCGCTTTGAAAACAAAGCTGTGGATTTAAGTAATGTATTTGAAGCGGTGGGACGGGTTAAAGCCGGACAGATGAGTGAAGAACAACTGGCGGCTCTGGAAGAATCGGCCTGCCCAGGCTGCGGCTCCTGTGCCGGGATGTTTACCGCCAATTCCATGAATTGTATCACCGAAGCCCTGGGAATGGGACTGCCCGGCAACGGCACGGCAGCTGCAGTTTCTGCAGCCCGTTTTCGCCTGGCTAAAAAAGCCGGGATTCAGGTTCTGGATGCGGTAAAAAATGATTTAACAGCTAAAAAAGTTATGACCAAGCAGGCCTTTACCAACGCACTGGCCATGGATATGGCGCTGGGCTGCTCCACCAATACGGTGCTGCATTTACCCGCCATTGCCCATGAGGCAGGCGTTAAATTAGATTTGGAGCTGGTGGATAAAATCAGCGGCGAGACTCCCCAGATCAGCAAATTATCTCCGGCGGGAGAGAGCCATATCGAAGATTTGGCGGCAGCAGGGGGAGTTCAGGCGGTGATGAAGCGGCTGAATGAGCGCGGCCTCATCGACAGCGATTGTCTGTCGGTCAGCGGTCGGACGGTGGGTGAGCTTATAGAAGAGGCTCGTGTTATGGATGAAGAAGTTATCCGGCCTTTTGAACGGGCTTACAGCGAAAGCGGCGGCATCGCAGTGTTGCGGGGGAACCTGGCACCGGATGGCGCGGTGGTTAAGCAAGGCGCTGTGGCTGCGGAAATGATGCAGAAAACGGGGCCGGCCCGTGTGTTTCACAGTGAAGAAGAAGCGGTGGAGGCCATTATGGGTGGCAAAATTTCCGCCGGCGATATTATTGTAATACGTTACGAGGGGCCCAAGGGCGGCCCGGGTATGCGGGAGATGCTCACCCCCACTTCGGCGGTGGCGGGCATGGGGCTGGACAAAGATGTGGCCCTGATTACCGACGGGCGTTTTTCCGGGGCAACCCGGGGCGCCTCCATCGGCCACGTTTCGCCCGAAGCCATGGAAAGAGGTCCCATTGCGGCGGTGCAGGAAGGGGATACCATTATTATCGATATTCCCAACCGTAAGCTGGCGGTGGATTTAACCGAGGAAGAACTGGAAAAAAGACTGGCGGAGTTGGAACTTCCCAAGCCAAAAATCAGCAAAGGGTACCTGGCGCGTTATGCACGGCAGGTAACTTCAGCCAATACCGGCGCTGTTTTCAAAGAGGTGTAG
- the ilvE gene encoding branched-chain-amino-acid transaminase, with protein MSRIIYLNGKYVPEQEAKVSVFDHGFLYGDGVFEGIRAYKGKVFKLEEHMARLYESAKSIMLDIPESYEEMTEATLETIRQNNLEDAYIRIVVSRGTGDLGLDPRKCPKATTVIIASSITLFPEELYEQGLEVITVATRRNVPDALDPQIKSLNYLNNILVKIEANRAGVMEAIMLNGQGYVAEGTGDNVFIVKRGKILTPPSYVGALCGITRQVIIDLAAEAGYLLEERPFTRHELYVADECFLTGTAAEVIPVIGVDGRQIGSGTPGPVTRDLVARFRELAGTTGTDIHP; from the coding sequence TTGAGCAGAATCATCTACTTAAACGGAAAATATGTCCCGGAACAGGAGGCAAAAGTATCCGTTTTTGATCACGGCTTTCTATATGGCGACGGCGTCTTTGAAGGCATCCGTGCCTATAAAGGAAAAGTTTTTAAATTGGAAGAACATATGGCCCGTCTATACGAGTCGGCAAAATCCATTATGTTGGATATTCCCGAGTCCTATGAGGAAATGACCGAAGCCACCCTGGAGACTATCCGGCAAAACAACCTGGAAGATGCCTATATTCGGATTGTGGTCTCCCGCGGCACAGGGGATTTGGGGCTTGACCCGCGCAAATGTCCCAAAGCTACCACGGTGATTATTGCCAGCTCCATTACCCTGTTTCCGGAAGAGTTGTATGAACAGGGCCTGGAAGTAATTACGGTGGCCACCCGGCGCAATGTCCCCGACGCGTTGGATCCGCAGATTAAATCTTTAAACTACCTGAATAACATTCTGGTAAAAATAGAGGCCAACCGGGCCGGCGTAATGGAAGCCATTATGCTAAACGGCCAGGGGTATGTGGCAGAAGGAACCGGCGATAATGTGTTTATTGTCAAAAGGGGTAAAATACTGACGCCGCCCTCCTATGTGGGCGCCCTGTGTGGCATTACCCGCCAGGTAATTATTGATCTTGCTGCCGAGGCCGGTTATTTGCTGGAAGAGAGGCCCTTTACCCGTCATGAACTGTATGTGGCCGATGAGTGTTTCCTCACCGGCACCGCAGCAGAAGTAATTCCGGTCATCGGAGTGGACGGCCGCCAAATCGGCAGCGGCACACCAGGCCCTGTCACCCGGGATCTGGTGGCACGGTTCCGTGAACTGGCGGGAACCACAGGAACAGATATTCATCCCTAA
- a CDS encoding glutaredoxin family protein, which produces MQDVELYTTHSCTYCLRVKEFLSERRVDFVEYNVEDDEEARERMVDLSSHTTVPTIVVGDEVVVGFDPKRLAKLLPGKRP; this is translated from the coding sequence ATGCAGGACGTTGAACTGTATACTACCCACTCCTGTACCTACTGCCTCCGGGTCAAAGAGTTTCTCTCCGAGCGCAGGGTGGACTTTGTGGAGTATAATGTGGAAGATGATGAAGAGGCCCGGGAGCGGATGGTGGATTTGTCCAGTCACACCACGGTGCCAACCATAGTGGTGGGTGATGAAGTGGTGGTGGGCTTTGATCCCAAACGCCTGGCAAAGCTTTTGCCGGGGAAGCGGCCCTAA
- a CDS encoding oxaloacetate decarboxylase subunit alpha: MSERKPARITDTSFRDAHQSLMATRMQTEHMLGVAELMDKIGFHSMEVWGGATFDSCMRFLDEDPWERLRKLRSVIKNTKLQMLLRGQNLVGYRHYADDVVEAFIKKAVANGIDIIRIFDALNDTRNMAKAMEVTRKEGAHVQATLSYTLSPVHNLDYFVDMASQMVDLGADSIAIKDMAGLISPYDAVELVTRLKEVGVPIQLHCHYTSGMASMAYLKAIEAGVDVVDTACSPLALGTSQPPTESLVAALKGTPYDTGLDLDLLSQASEFFKEIRKHYYIPLDIALGVDTNVLNYQIPGGMISNLASQLEQQKASHLLPEVLKEVPRVREDLGYPPLVTPTSQIVGSQAVVNVLLGERYKMISTEVKNYVRGLYGRSPAPLNEELQKKVLGDAEPAQCRPADLLEPQMEAAAKEVGELAESEEDVISYAIFPQVAEAFFKRRKGLEPRICETEKCGFPPGQKNNGGNKANGKKEANLEQLYLVDDGLLFDETDILAYPVV; encoded by the coding sequence ATGTCAGAAAGGAAGCCCGCCAGAATTACGGATACATCTTTTCGAGATGCACACCAGTCTTTAATGGCGACTCGCATGCAGACGGAGCATATGCTTGGAGTCGCGGAACTGATGGATAAAATCGGTTTTCACTCTATGGAAGTCTGGGGTGGAGCCACCTTTGACAGCTGTATGCGTTTTCTGGATGAGGACCCCTGGGAAAGGTTGCGTAAACTGAGAAGCGTCATTAAAAATACCAAGCTGCAGATGCTTCTGCGCGGCCAAAACCTGGTGGGGTACCGACACTACGCCGACGATGTGGTGGAAGCGTTTATCAAAAAAGCGGTGGCCAACGGAATCGATATCATTCGTATTTTTGATGCGTTAAACGACACCCGCAACATGGCCAAAGCCATGGAAGTAACCCGTAAGGAAGGTGCCCATGTGCAGGCTACTTTGTCCTACACTTTGTCGCCGGTGCACAACCTGGATTACTTTGTGGATATGGCCAGTCAGATGGTGGACCTGGGAGCAGATTCCATTGCCATCAAAGATATGGCAGGTTTGATTTCCCCCTATGATGCGGTGGAGCTGGTTACCCGTTTAAAAGAGGTGGGCGTGCCCATCCAGCTGCATTGCCACTACACCAGCGGCATGGCCTCTATGGCGTACTTAAAAGCAATCGAAGCCGGTGTGGATGTGGTGGACACCGCCTGTTCGCCCCTGGCACTGGGAACAAGCCAGCCACCCACCGAAAGTTTGGTGGCGGCGCTAAAAGGAACACCTTATGACACTGGGCTGGATTTGGATCTACTCTCCCAGGCCAGTGAGTTTTTCAAAGAAATACGCAAGCACTACTACATCCCTCTGGACATCGCGCTGGGTGTGGATACCAATGTGCTAAACTATCAGATTCCCGGCGGTATGATTTCCAACCTGGCTTCCCAGCTGGAGCAGCAAAAAGCCAGCCATCTTCTGCCTGAAGTGTTAAAGGAAGTACCGCGGGTGCGGGAGGATTTGGGTTATCCCCCGCTGGTAACACCCACATCTCAGATTGTTGGCAGCCAGGCAGTGGTCAATGTCCTTCTGGGAGAGCGTTATAAGATGATTTCCACCGAAGTGAAAAATTATGTGCGCGGCCTTTACGGGCGCTCTCCGGCACCGTTAAATGAAGAGCTGCAGAAGAAAGTGCTGGGCGATGCCGAGCCGGCCCAATGCCGGCCAGCTGACCTGTTGGAGCCCCAGATGGAGGCGGCGGCCAAAGAGGTTGGCGAATTGGCCGAAAGCGAAGAAGATGTTATTTCTTATGCCATTTTCCCGCAGGTGGCGGAAGCGTTCTTTAAAAGGCGCAAGGGTCTTGAACCCCGCATCTGCGAAACAGAAAAATGCGGTTTCCCTCCCGGACAGAAAAATAACGGGGGAAATAAGGCTAACGGCAAGAAAGAAGCTAATCTGGAGCAGCTTTACCTGGTAGATGACGGACTGCTCTTTGACGAAACAGATATTTTGGCGTATCCGGTGGTTTAG
- a CDS encoding FAD-binding protein, with protein MARSSSTGSWRPITFLIMLIATGYLIGVYSLRRDVPVYPPLPRSVDVIVIGSEITGEVAALAAAGEGAHVLYIDLSQPDSGGFPAFSPAFWAAGTQYQQEEELEYTVEAMALDIYERGRERGDFNLIMHLAEDTAAGLSWLEELTNTEFSELTSETNPGLHFPQEGRAADLVVWNTARQLEDKAVETTQALQPKGLLVENQRIRGMVVENRENETEEIYAQAVILADGGFGSNMDFLEEFSGVTAVTPRPDGNHQGTGLELATDAGALTRDMEYVTMLPVYLPEARRVQRSSFPGAVLLNTAGEVLENENDITETVREAGGRLYVVYGDEDADINRNFMRMNSLPELASGLGMEVAELQEVTSELSAPYHVAILGNVALTPGGLIVDQQYRVMSEDGGIDGLFAAGEITGGIHGRRAITDLFFSEYITSARIAGSSAAQWARR; from the coding sequence ATGGCAAGAAGTAGCAGCACTGGGAGCTGGCGCCCCATTACCTTTCTGATTATGCTGATAGCCACAGGTTATCTTATCGGGGTTTATTCCCTGCGCCGTGACGTACCTGTCTATCCACCCCTACCAAGGAGTGTGGACGTGATCGTGATTGGCAGTGAAATCACAGGTGAGGTGGCGGCTTTGGCCGCCGCCGGGGAAGGCGCTCATGTTTTATATATTGACTTAAGTCAGCCGGATTCAGGCGGTTTTCCCGCCTTCAGTCCGGCTTTTTGGGCTGCCGGAACACAATATCAGCAGGAAGAAGAATTAGAATATACCGTGGAAGCCATGGCACTGGACATTTATGAGCGAGGCCGGGAAAGAGGGGATTTTAACCTGATTATGCACCTGGCCGAAGACACCGCTGCCGGCCTGTCCTGGCTGGAGGAATTGACCAACACGGAATTTTCAGAGCTTACCTCGGAAACAAACCCGGGCCTGCATTTTCCCCAGGAGGGAAGAGCTGCCGATTTGGTGGTGTGGAACACAGCACGTCAACTGGAAGATAAAGCTGTGGAAACTACCCAAGCCCTACAGCCAAAAGGACTATTGGTAGAAAATCAACGGATCCGGGGAATGGTGGTGGAAAACCGGGAAAATGAGACGGAGGAAATTTATGCTCAGGCCGTTATTTTGGCCGACGGCGGCTTTGGCAGTAACATGGATTTTCTTGAAGAATTCAGCGGAGTCACCGCCGTTACACCCCGTCCCGACGGCAACCACCAAGGTACAGGACTGGAGTTGGCCACAGATGCCGGTGCGTTGACCCGGGATATGGAATACGTGACCATGCTGCCCGTTTATTTGCCGGAGGCACGCAGGGTGCAGCGCAGCAGTTTTCCCGGCGCCGTGCTGCTGAACACCGCCGGAGAGGTGCTGGAAAATGAGAATGACATTACCGAAACCGTCCGGGAAGCGGGCGGCCGGTTGTATGTGGTGTATGGAGACGAAGATGCGGATATTAACCGTAATTTTATGCGTATGAACTCTTTGCCTGAATTAGCCTCCGGACTGGGGATGGAGGTTGCTGAGCTGCAGGAAGTGACCTCTGAGCTGTCAGCCCCATACCATGTGGCCATTCTTGGCAATGTTGCCCTTACACCGGGGGGCCTGATTGTGGATCAACAGTACCGTGTTATGAGTGAAGACGGTGGGATAGACGGCTTGTTTGCCGCCGGTGAGATTACCGGGGGAATCCATGGCAGAAGAGCCATCACCGACCTTTTTTTCAGTGAATACATTACCTCGGCCAGAATTGCAGGAAGTAGTGCGGCACAATGGGCAAGGCGCTAA
- the gyrA gene encoding DNA gyrase subunit A, with amino-acid sequence MNFTHGKIMPMPIHDEVKNSFLDYAMSVIVSRALPDVRDGLKPVHRRILYAMYELGMWPDKPHKKSARLVGEVLGKYHPHGDTAVYDAMVRLAQNFSSRYPLVDGHGNFGSVDGDRAAAMRYTEARMSKIATEMLSEIHKETIDFRPNFDDTLEEPEVLPARFPNLLLNGSAGIAVGMATNIPPHNLREVVDALVHMIDNPECEDTEIMQHITGPDFPTGGLILGREGIRSAYRTGRGIIKIRAKTQIERMENGKSRIVVTELPYQVNKAKTIEKIADLVREKKLEGITDLRDESDRTGMRIVIELKRETNAQVLLNQMFKFTQLQQTFGIIMLALVNNKPQVLNLREMLGHYLEHQKDVITRRTRFDLRKAEERAHILEGLRIALKNLDAVIKLIRASKNTEEARTGLMENFGLTQIQAQAILDMRLQKLTGLERQKLEDEYLELIQKISYLKEILANERLVYQIIKDEMGEIRKKYGDDRRTAIVIDEDDFAVEDLIAEEDMVVTLTHNGYIKRLPVTTYRVQKRGGRGITGMSTKGDDFVEHVFVASTHDYLCCFTNRGKMYRKKVFEIPESGRTTRGVAIVNLLAVEPGEYVTAVIPVKDFNAGQFMFMCTRQGYVKKTPLEEFINARKGGLIALSLAENDELIDVRLTNGKYEVALVTYHGLSIRFAEENVRSMGRSARGVRGISLGPGDKVMSLEVLPPEMEQETEMLVVTEKGFGKRTPFSEYRAQTRGGKGIYTIRILEKNGPVMGAKMVRPGDEVMMITARGVVIRQDAADISIQGRHTQGVTLIRLDEGDRVVSLARVVVEENEA; translated from the coding sequence ATGAATTTTACCCACGGCAAAATTATGCCGATGCCAATCCATGATGAAGTAAAAAATTCATTCCTTGATTACGCCATGAGTGTTATTGTGAGCCGGGCCCTTCCCGATGTGCGGGACGGCTTAAAGCCGGTTCATCGCCGTATTCTCTATGCCATGTACGAATTGGGGATGTGGCCGGATAAACCCCATAAAAAGTCTGCCCGTCTGGTGGGTGAAGTGCTGGGTAAGTACCATCCCCACGGCGACACGGCGGTATATGATGCCATGGTGCGCCTGGCACAGAATTTTTCCAGCCGCTACCCCCTGGTGGACGGCCACGGCAACTTTGGTTCCGTTGACGGGGACCGGGCGGCGGCCATGCGTTATACCGAAGCACGCATGTCAAAAATCGCTACGGAAATGCTTTCGGAAATTCATAAAGAAACCATTGATTTTCGCCCTAATTTTGATGATACCTTAGAAGAGCCGGAGGTGCTGCCGGCCCGTTTCCCCAACCTGCTGTTAAACGGTTCCGCCGGTATTGCGGTGGGTATGGCCACCAACATTCCACCCCATAATCTGCGCGAAGTGGTGGACGCACTGGTACATATGATAGATAATCCGGAGTGCGAAGATACGGAAATCATGCAGCATATCACCGGCCCCGATTTTCCCACCGGTGGCTTGATTCTGGGACGGGAAGGTATTCGCAGTGCATATCGCACCGGGCGGGGCATTATTAAAATCCGGGCGAAAACCCAAATTGAGCGCATGGAAAACGGCAAGTCCCGGATTGTGGTTACCGAATTACCCTATCAGGTAAATAAGGCCAAAACCATTGAAAAAATTGCTGATTTGGTACGGGAAAAGAAGCTGGAAGGCATCACCGACCTGCGGGACGAATCAGACCGGACCGGCATGCGTATTGTGATAGAGTTAAAGAGGGAAACAAACGCCCAGGTTCTGCTTAACCAAATGTTTAAATTTACCCAACTGCAGCAGACCTTCGGCATAATTATGCTGGCGCTGGTTAATAACAAGCCCCAGGTGCTGAACCTGCGGGAAATGCTGGGCCATTACCTGGAACACCAAAAAGATGTTATTACCCGCAGAACCCGCTTTGATTTACGTAAAGCAGAAGAGCGTGCTCATATTCTGGAAGGTTTGCGTATCGCGCTGAAGAATCTGGATGCGGTAATCAAGCTGATTCGAGCCTCTAAAAACACAGAGGAGGCCAGAACCGGGCTAATGGAGAATTTCGGCCTCACTCAGATTCAGGCCCAGGCCATTCTTGATATGCGCCTGCAAAAGCTTACCGGACTGGAGAGGCAGAAGCTGGAAGATGAATATCTGGAGCTGATTCAGAAGATTTCTTACTTAAAAGAAATTCTGGCCAATGAGCGGCTGGTCTATCAGATTATTAAAGATGAGATGGGCGAGATTCGTAAAAAATACGGTGATGACCGACGCACCGCCATTGTCATTGATGAGGACGACTTTGCGGTGGAAGATTTGATTGCCGAGGAAGACATGGTGGTAACACTTACCCACAACGGCTACATAAAAAGGCTGCCTGTCACCACCTACCGGGTACAGAAACGGGGTGGGCGCGGCATAACCGGCATGTCCACCAAAGGCGATGATTTTGTGGAACATGTTTTTGTAGCCTCTACCCATGATTATCTGTGCTGCTTTACAAACCGCGGTAAGATGTACCGTAAGAAAGTATTTGAGATTCCTGAATCAGGACGAACTACCCGCGGTGTGGCCATAGTTAACCTGCTGGCAGTGGAGCCGGGCGAATACGTAACCGCGGTTATTCCCGTCAAAGACTTCAACGCAGGGCAATTTATGTTTATGTGTACCCGTCAGGGGTATGTGAAGAAAACTCCGCTGGAGGAGTTCATAAATGCCCGTAAAGGCGGCCTGATAGCTCTGTCTCTGGCAGAAAACGATGAGCTAATTGATGTTCGGCTCACTAACGGAAAATATGAAGTGGCTTTGGTTACCTATCATGGTCTGTCTATCCGTTTTGCCGAAGAGAATGTCCGTTCCATGGGACGCAGTGCCCGTGGTGTGCGCGGTATCAGTCTGGGGCCTGGCGATAAGGTAATGTCGCTGGAAGTACTTCCTCCTGAGATGGAGCAAGAAACAGAAATGCTGGTGGTTACTGAAAAAGGTTTTGGCAAACGCACGCCCTTTAGCGAGTACCGGGCACAGACCAGGGGTGGCAAGGGAATCTACACCATTCGCATTCTGGAGAAAAACGGGCCGGTAATGGGTGCCAAAATGGTCCGCCCCGGTGATGAAGTGATGATGATTACAGCCCGTGGTGTGGTAATTCGCCAAGACGCCGCCGATATCTCCATTCAGGGGCGCCATACTCAGGGCGTGACACTGATTCGCCTGGATGAAGGTGACCGGGTTGTCAGCCTGGCCCGGGTTGTGGTGGAGGAAAACGAAGCTTAA
- the gyrB gene encoding DNA topoisomerase (ATP-hydrolyzing) subunit B, translating to MGGKIVAEEKNNNPLNNGHYDESHIQVLEGLEAVRRRPGMYIGSTGARGLHHLVFEVVDNSIDEALAGHCDDIVITIEKDNIITVSDDGRGIPVGIQPQTGRPAVEVVLTVLHAGGKFGGEGYKVSGGLHGVGVSVVNALSEWLEVEVHRDGKIHQMSFARGAIVKELTVTGKTKKTGTQIRFKPDAEVFETVEFSYETLSKRLRELAFLNKGIRITVADERTELTDETNEKVKETFKYDGGIKSFVEFLNKNKEPLHKKAIYLEQEKEDCCQVEIALQYHDGYNDLILSFANNIHTHEGGTHEAGFKSALTRLINDYARKNNLLKENESNVSGEDIREGLTAVISVKLLEPQFEGQTKTKLGNSEMRGIVDSFLYEELGAYLGENPQMAKRLVEKSVSAARAREAARKARELARRKSALEVTSLPGKLADCASRDPAMCELYLVEGDSAGGSAKQGRDRRFQAILPLRGKIINVEKARLDKILANEEIRTIITALGTGISTDFDLAKARYHKIIIMTDADVDGSHIRTLLLTFFYRYMQPLIQAGYVYIAQPPLYLVKKKQKEHYVYTEDQLDRLLKEIGREGNSLQRYKGLGEMNPEQLWSTTMDPEKRTILQVTMEDAIRADDMFTVLMGDKVEPRRVFIESHANQVRNLDI from the coding sequence ATGGGAGGAAAGATAGTGGCTGAAGAAAAAAATAATAACCCGTTAAATAACGGGCATTATGACGAATCGCATATTCAGGTATTGGAAGGGCTGGAGGCCGTCAGGAGGCGCCCGGGGATGTATATCGGCTCCACCGGGGCCCGCGGCCTGCATCATTTGGTGTTTGAGGTTGTAGATAACAGTATCGATGAGGCGTTGGCCGGACACTGTGATGATATTGTTATCACCATCGAAAAAGATAATATCATTACGGTATCCGACGACGGCCGCGGTATTCCGGTGGGGATCCAGCCTCAGACCGGGCGGCCGGCGGTGGAAGTTGTGCTCACCGTTCTTCATGCCGGCGGTAAATTCGGCGGAGAAGGATATAAAGTTTCCGGCGGTTTGCACGGAGTTGGTGTATCGGTGGTTAATGCTCTGTCTGAATGGCTGGAAGTGGAAGTGCACCGGGACGGAAAAATTCATCAAATGAGCTTTGCCCGGGGCGCCATTGTCAAAGAGCTGACCGTAACAGGAAAAACAAAAAAGACCGGCACCCAAATTCGCTTCAAACCGGATGCGGAAGTTTTTGAAACTGTGGAATTTTCCTATGAAACGCTCTCCAAGCGCCTGCGGGAGTTGGCCTTTTTAAATAAAGGAATCCGAATTACCGTTGCCGATGAGCGCACCGAGCTCACAGATGAGACAAATGAAAAAGTAAAAGAAACGTTCAAATATGACGGCGGTATCAAATCCTTTGTGGAATTTTTAAACAAAAACAAAGAACCGCTGCATAAAAAAGCAATTTATCTGGAGCAGGAGAAGGAAGATTGCTGTCAGGTGGAAATAGCCCTGCAGTATCATGACGGTTACAATGATTTGATTCTTTCTTTTGCCAATAACATTCATACCCATGAAGGCGGGACCCATGAAGCCGGTTTTAAATCGGCACTGACCCGGCTGATAAATGATTACGCCCGCAAAAACAACTTGCTCAAAGAAAACGAGAGTAATGTGAGCGGTGAGGATATCCGGGAAGGTCTCACCGCTGTTATTAGCGTAAAATTACTGGAGCCGCAGTTTGAAGGGCAGACCAAAACCAAACTGGGCAACAGCGAGATGCGCGGTATTGTGGATTCTTTTCTCTATGAAGAGCTGGGAGCCTACCTGGGAGAAAACCCCCAGATGGCCAAACGGCTTGTGGAAAAATCAGTCAGCGCGGCCCGGGCCCGGGAAGCGGCCCGCAAGGCCCGGGAGCTGGCAAGGCGCAAAAGCGCTTTGGAGGTAACTTCTCTGCCCGGTAAACTGGCGGACTGTGCCAGCCGTGATCCGGCCATGTGCGAACTGTACCTGGTTGAGGGTGATTCTGCGGGCGGCTCGGCCAAACAGGGCCGAGACCGGCGTTTTCAGGCCATTTTGCCCCTGCGGGGCAAAATTATCAATGTGGAAAAAGCGCGCCTGGATAAGATCCTGGCCAATGAAGAAATACGCACCATTATTACGGCGCTGGGGACCGGTATTTCCACAGATTTCGATTTAGCAAAAGCACGCTACCACAAAATTATTATCATGACCGACGCCGATGTGGACGGCTCCCATATCCGTACTCTGCTTTTAACATTCTTTTACCGCTATATGCAGCCGTTAATTCAGGCCGGCTATGTGTATATTGCTCAGCCTCCGCTGTATCTGGTGAAGAAAAAGCAAAAGGAGCACTATGTCTATACTGAGGATCAGTTGGACAGGCTGCTGAAGGAAATAGGGCGGGAAGGAAATTCGCTGCAGCGTTATAAGGGCCTGGGCGAAATGAACCCGGAACAGTTGTGGTCTACCACCATGGATCCGGAAAAGCGGACCATCCTGCAGGTGACCATGGAAGATGCCATCCGCGCCGACGACATGTTTACTGTTTTGATGGGGGACAAAGTGGAGCCCCGCCGTGTATTTATAGAAAGCCACGCCAACCAGGTGCGGAATCTGGATATTTAA
- the remB gene encoding extracellular matrix regulator RemB translates to MFLHIGGSRVVGAKDIIGIFDTRIRDKQCNKEFLQSTKVMENNLAEEVKSFIVTTDSVSFSPIAPVTLKKRFQANIFDK, encoded by the coding sequence ATGTTTTTACATATCGGCGGTTCCCGGGTAGTGGGGGCAAAGGATATTATTGGAATTTTTGATACCCGCATCCGGGACAAACAATGCAACAAAGAATTTTTGCAGAGCACAAAAGTAATGGAAAACAACCTGGCCGAAGAGGTGAAATCTTTTATTGTCACCACCGATTCCGTCAGTTTTTCACCCATTGCTCCGGTTACGCTGAAAAAAAGGTTTCAGGCCAACATATTTGACAAATAA